The Pseudomonadota bacterium genome includes the window TGGAGCGCGGCTGTTGGCGGCGTTGGAGGCCGGGGGCGGGCTCGGTGCGCGCCTTGCCGCCCTGGAGGGGGCAACCTCCGGCTTTGCACACTGCTATGCCGTCAGCGTCGAGGCGCTGCCCCGCATCGCCGAGGTCTTCGCGCGGGCGGGCTATTTCTTGGAAATGCTGACCTGCCTCGATCTACGGCAGCACGAAGGCCGCATGCGCCTGGTCTACACCTTCAATTGCTTCGCCGCGACCGACCGCTGGCGGCTGCACGCTGAGCTGGCGGCCACGCGGCCCTGGAGCGGGCCCGCCGCCAAGGCGCCGCGGGCGAAAAAGGGGGCAGCGGCGCCGGTCGAGAGCGGTGGCGGCGCGAGTGAAAGGGAGGCGGGGCCCCTGCCGATCGAGGCGCCGAGCTTGTCTGCAACGTATCCGGCGGCGAATTGGCTCGAGCGCGAGGTCTTCGACATGTTCGGCCTGCGCTTCGCTGGTCACCCGCAGCTCAAGCGCCTGCTGCTGCCCGAGGACGCCGACTTCCACCCGCTGCTGAAGGACTTCGGTCGCATCGACGCTGTGCCGGCGGGCGAGGCCGCCCGCGCCGGAGGCGCCGATGGATGAGCTCTGGCAGGCGTCCACGCCACGGCTCGAGGCTGGCGACGACGGCGATAGCTACTACCTCAACATGGGTCCGCAGCATCCGAGCATGCACGGCGTGCTGCGACTGCTCCTGCATATGCGGGGCGAGGAGCTCCTCGACGCCGAACCGGTGATCGGCTACGCGCATCGCGCGCACGAGAAGATGGCTGAGAATCGCAATTACTTGATGTTCTTGCCCAACAGCTCGCGCGTCGACTACCTGAGCGGCATGATCTACAACCTGGCCTATTGCCAGGCGATGGAGCGCCTGCTGGGCATCGAGGTGCCGGAGCGCGCCGAGCACATTCGCGTGATCGCCAGCGAGCTCAACCGCATCAGCAGCCACCTGCTGTGGTTCGGAACCTTTCTCCTCGACCTCGGCGGCGTGACCCCCTTCCTCTACGCCTTCGACGACCGCGAGGAGATCCTGGCGATCCTCGAGCGCGTGACGGGATCGCGCTTGACCTATAGCTATGGTCGTTTTGGTGGCGTGACCCAGGACATCGACCCACGCTTCGTCGAGCAGACCCTGGCCTTCCTCGCGCGCCTACGCGGGCGGATGCCCGAATACCATGATCTCGTCAGCGACAACGTGATCTTCCGTCACCGCTGCGAGGGCGTCGGGTTGATCGATCAGCAGACGGCCTTGCGCTA containing:
- a CDS encoding NADH-quinone oxidoreductase subunit C, whose amino-acid sequence is MLTCLDLRQHEGRMRLVYTFNCFAATDRWRLHAELAATRPWSGPAAKAPRAKKGAAAPVESGGGASEREAGPLPIEAPSLSATYPAANWLEREVFDMFGLRFAGHPQLKRLLLPEDADFHPLLKDFGRIDAVPAGEAARAGGADG
- a CDS encoding NADH-quinone oxidoreductase subunit D, encoding MDELWQASTPRLEAGDDGDSYYLNMGPQHPSMHGVLRLLLHMRGEELLDAEPVIGYAHRAHEKMAENRNYLMFLPNSSRVDYLSGMIYNLAYCQAMERLLGIEVPERAEHIRVIASELNRISSHLLWFGTFLLDLGGVTPFLYAFDDREEILAILERVTGSRLTYSYGRFGGVTQDIDPRFVEQTLAFLARLRGRMPEYHDLVSDNVIFRHRCEGVGLIDQQTALRYGVTGPCLRACGVPYDLRRAEPYGIYSRFSFEIPTQSAGDIFARYQVRLAEMEQSCRIIEQAIAVLPTGPVMPEKPKKRFKPDAGESYFAVESARGHFGIYIVSDGSEQPLRLKLRTPSFSNLSALPAVLKGTMIADTVAILGSVDVVLPEVDR